One window of Chloroflexus aggregans DSM 9485 genomic DNA carries:
- a CDS encoding putative bifunctional diguanylate cyclase/phosphodiesterase — protein MNVHVLLVEDNADHLVLAQRSCDQSHIALTLASSLAEARRLLAEQTFDLIVSDLVLSDGRGDELLTHANDDLPLPVVLMTGYGDEQVAVAALKAGALDYIVKTPDSLRDLPRIIERALRERRLLVERRQAEQALRQSERLFRAMIERSSDAISIVDRAGRVRYASPSTRHLIGYAVDGMLAVPINGFAVIHPTDRERVRQLFNKLIQHSGSSVTADFRVRHAKGGWRWIEATASNWLDDPAVQGVIVNYRDITERKLMELRLQHGMLHDSLTGLPNRLLLNDRLLQAIKRSHRNLHYQFALLFLDLDHFKFINDSFGHPLGDRLLVAIASRLSSCLRTVDTCARLGGDEFVILLDDIASPTDAIRIVERILRQVSLPFEIDGRLFHTSVSIGIVFGANNYTDPSQMLRDADIAMYQAKMAGKGRYRIFEPAMREAAQIRLDLEHELRRAVANHEFCVYYQPIIHLPSGRLVGFEALVRWRHPTRGILLPAAFLHVAEEAGLNDSIGWQVLEQVCQQLVVWRRLNPRAAALSVSVNLSARQVMQPNLYDRLMQLLAQYQVPPTALKLELTESTFMEYSHDVAALLNRLREQGIQIAIDDFGVGYSSLSYLVQLPIDQIKIDRNFIVQLESKQHSQAIVNTIVNLAHNLNLEVVAEGVETQGQLDWIRAVGCQYGQGYLIGLPLTADEATQMVQTIELYGD, from the coding sequence GTGAACGTTCACGTCTTATTGGTCGAAGATAACGCAGATCATCTCGTACTGGCGCAGCGTTCGTGTGATCAGAGCCATATTGCCCTCACACTAGCGTCGTCGTTAGCCGAGGCTCGACGCCTTCTCGCCGAGCAGACGTTCGATCTGATAGTGAGTGACCTGGTATTGTCCGATGGGCGCGGTGATGAGTTACTCACCCACGCGAATGATGATCTTCCCCTGCCGGTTGTGTTGATGACCGGCTATGGCGATGAGCAGGTTGCCGTCGCTGCCCTCAAGGCCGGTGCCCTTGATTACATTGTCAAAACGCCGGATTCGTTGCGCGATTTGCCGCGGATTATCGAACGCGCTTTACGTGAACGTCGTTTGCTGGTTGAGCGCCGGCAAGCTGAGCAAGCGCTCCGTCAAAGTGAACGGCTCTTTCGCGCGATGATCGAGCGGAGCAGTGATGCAATATCGATCGTTGATCGCGCCGGCCGCGTCCGGTATGCAAGCCCCTCGACCCGTCATCTGATCGGATATGCGGTAGATGGAATGCTCGCGGTGCCGATCAACGGTTTTGCCGTCATCCATCCTACCGATCGTGAGCGGGTACGTCAGTTGTTTAACAAACTTATCCAGCACTCCGGCTCATCGGTAACGGCTGATTTTCGTGTTCGCCATGCCAAGGGTGGCTGGCGCTGGATTGAAGCAACCGCCTCAAACTGGCTGGATGATCCGGCAGTACAGGGGGTCATTGTCAATTACCGCGATATTACCGAGCGGAAGTTGATGGAGCTGCGTTTACAACACGGTATGTTGCACGACTCGCTGACCGGCTTACCTAACCGCTTATTGTTAAACGATCGATTATTGCAGGCGATCAAACGCAGCCACCGCAACCTTCATTATCAATTTGCCCTTCTCTTTCTCGATCTCGATCATTTCAAGTTCATCAACGATAGCTTTGGTCATCCGCTCGGTGATCGCCTTTTGGTCGCCATTGCTTCACGGTTGAGTAGTTGTTTACGCACTGTCGATACCTGTGCAAGGTTAGGTGGTGATGAATTTGTGATTCTGCTCGATGATATTGCATCACCTACCGATGCCATACGGATTGTCGAACGTATCTTACGGCAGGTGAGCCTACCGTTTGAGATCGATGGCCGATTATTTCATACCTCGGTGAGTATTGGGATCGTGTTTGGTGCCAACAACTACACCGATCCGTCTCAGATGCTCCGCGATGCCGATATTGCCATGTATCAAGCTAAAATGGCCGGCAAAGGGCGGTACCGTATCTTTGAGCCGGCAATGCGCGAAGCAGCGCAGATTCGGCTTGACCTCGAACACGAACTACGACGGGCCGTTGCCAATCACGAGTTTTGCGTCTATTATCAACCGATCATTCACCTGCCTTCCGGGCGATTGGTAGGGTTTGAAGCTTTAGTCCGTTGGCGGCATCCTACACGTGGCATCTTGTTGCCGGCTGCCTTTCTGCATGTGGCCGAGGAGGCCGGTTTGAATGATAGTATCGGGTGGCAGGTTCTGGAACAGGTGTGCCAGCAACTGGTGGTATGGCGGCGTCTGAATCCGCGCGCCGCTGCATTGTCGGTAAGTGTTAATCTGTCGGCACGACAGGTTATGCAGCCCAATCTGTATGATCGTCTTATGCAATTGCTTGCACAGTATCAGGTACCACCAACTGCCCTGAAACTTGAATTGACCGAGAGTACATTCATGGAATACAGTCATGATGTGGCGGCACTCTTAAATCGGTTACGCGAGCAGGGTATCCAAATTGCGATTGACGATTTTGGGGTTGGGTATTCGTCACTCAGCTATTTGGTGCAGTTACCCATTGATCAGATCAAGATTGATCGAAACTTTATTGTCCAACTTGAAAGCAAGCAACATTCACAGGCGATTGTCAATACGATCGTTAATCTGGCCCATAACCTTAATCTTGAGGTGGTAGCCGAAGGGGTAGAAACACAAGGTCAACTCGATTGGATCCGAGCCGTCGGTTGTCAGTATGGACAAGGTTATCTGATCGGTCTGCCGTTAACGGCAGATGAGGCGACACAGATGGTGCAGACGATAGAGTTGTACGGGGATTGA
- a CDS encoding S9 family peptidase, with translation MSVEAVRPPHAERKPVILRLHGDEIVDEFAWLENRDDPAVIAYLEAENTYAEAVMAPAAPLREQLYAEMRGRIKEEDRSVAVPRGRYRYYSRTEASAEYPVMCRTEGDDGLEEVVLDLNTLAIGHAFCQLGAYEPSPNQHLLAYGLDTTGSIIFTLFIKDLTTGALLDTPIERVNDVQWADDRTLFYTVFDDAHRAYRLYRHVLGTSPADDALIYEETDERFSLSLRRTRSGAYLLLTSYSHGGTEVHYVSTATPFADWQVIYPRRPKIDYFVDHHGDYFYIRTNDGAENFRLIRAPISDPTAMIELVPGRVDVLIDHFDCFADYLVVYERRDGLRQIRISTPDGDQVRYVSFPEPVYTCGPHENKEFATDRLRLSYSSLITPPSVVEYNMRTGSWQVVKQEEIPSGYDPSRYVSERLTATAPDGARVPISLVYRRDRPRNGGPCLLVGYGSYGYSYEPSFDSKRLSLLDRGFVVAIAHIRGGQELGRRWYEQGRMLHKPNTFSDFIACAEHLIAAGYTSPRQLAISGRSAGGLLMAAVVNARPDLFQAVVAGVPFTNVIIAMLKPDLPLTVTEWEQWGNPAIEAEYRVMRSYDPYLNVKPGPYPHILATAGLHDLQVPYWDPAKWVAKLRTVKTNDTMLLLRTNMQAGHSGHSGRFARLTEFAWEYAFILTALGIAS, from the coding sequence ATGAGCGTTGAGGCTGTCCGTCCGCCACATGCCGAACGCAAACCGGTGATACTTCGGCTTCACGGCGATGAGATCGTTGATGAGTTTGCGTGGCTGGAGAATCGTGATGATCCGGCAGTCATTGCCTATCTCGAAGCCGAAAATACCTATGCCGAAGCAGTGATGGCACCGGCTGCACCGCTGCGTGAACAGCTCTACGCTGAAATGCGTGGCCGGATCAAAGAGGAGGATCGGTCGGTGGCGGTGCCGCGGGGACGGTATCGTTACTACTCGCGGACTGAGGCCAGTGCTGAGTATCCGGTGATGTGTCGTACCGAGGGCGACGATGGACTGGAAGAGGTGGTACTTGATCTGAATACATTAGCAATCGGGCATGCGTTTTGTCAGTTAGGAGCTTATGAGCCATCACCGAACCAGCACTTGCTGGCTTATGGCTTAGATACCACCGGTTCAATTATCTTTACGCTGTTCATCAAAGATCTCACGACCGGTGCCTTACTCGACACGCCTATCGAGCGGGTGAATGATGTGCAGTGGGCCGATGACCGGACCCTCTTCTACACCGTCTTCGATGATGCTCACCGGGCGTATCGCCTCTACCGTCATGTACTGGGGACCTCACCTGCCGACGATGCGTTGATCTATGAAGAGACCGATGAACGGTTTAGTCTGAGCCTACGCCGTACCCGTTCGGGAGCCTATCTCCTCCTTACGAGTTATAGTCACGGTGGGACAGAAGTACACTATGTTTCAACTGCCACCCCATTTGCCGACTGGCAGGTGATCTATCCGCGACGGCCCAAGATCGACTACTTTGTCGATCATCACGGCGATTACTTCTACATCCGCACGAATGACGGTGCCGAGAATTTTCGCCTGATCCGCGCACCGATCTCCGATCCGACGGCAATGATCGAACTCGTGCCGGGTCGGGTTGATGTGCTGATCGACCATTTCGATTGTTTCGCCGACTATTTGGTGGTCTATGAGCGGCGCGATGGATTACGCCAGATTCGGATCAGCACTCCCGATGGTGATCAGGTGCGTTACGTTTCGTTCCCCGAACCGGTCTACACGTGTGGACCGCATGAAAACAAAGAGTTCGCAACTGACCGGTTACGCCTGAGCTACAGTTCACTCATCACACCGCCGTCGGTGGTTGAATACAATATGCGCACCGGCTCATGGCAGGTGGTGAAGCAGGAGGAGATTCCGTCTGGCTACGATCCATCGCGCTACGTTAGCGAACGGCTCACTGCGACGGCGCCAGATGGAGCACGGGTGCCTATTTCACTCGTTTACCGGCGTGATCGACCGCGTAACGGTGGGCCTTGTCTTTTGGTTGGGTATGGCTCGTATGGCTACAGTTATGAGCCATCATTCGATAGTAAGCGCCTCAGCCTTCTCGATCGAGGCTTTGTTGTGGCAATTGCCCATATTCGCGGCGGTCAAGAACTAGGGCGACGGTGGTATGAGCAGGGGCGTATGCTGCATAAGCCCAATACGTTCAGTGACTTTATTGCCTGCGCCGAACACCTGATCGCTGCCGGATACACTTCACCTCGTCAATTGGCGATTAGTGGGCGGAGTGCCGGTGGTTTGCTGATGGCTGCCGTCGTTAATGCTCGTCCCGATCTCTTTCAGGCGGTGGTCGCCGGGGTACCGTTTACCAACGTGATTATCGCGATGCTCAAACCCGATCTGCCGCTCACCGTCACCGAATGGGAACAGTGGGGTAATCCGGCTATCGAAGCTGAATATCGGGTGATGCGTTCATACGATCCCTATCTGAACGTGAAGCCGGGTCCGTACCCGCACATTCTGGCGACTGCCGGTCTCCACGATTTGCAAGTGCCGTACTGGGATCCGGCCAAATGGGTGGCTAAGCTGCGTACTGTTAAAACTAATGATACGATGTTACTGTTGCGCACCAATATGCAGGCCGGTCATAGTGGCCATTCTGGGCGCTTTGCCCGCCTCACCGAGTTTGCGTGGGAGTATGCTTTTATCTTGACTGCCTTGGGAATTGCGTCGTAG
- a CDS encoding alpha/beta fold hydrolase, translating into MPMTASFVHSPIRTLFPFQISAYTTPSGVIRYVDEGVGPPVVMLHGNPTWSFFYRRLITALHNRRRVIAPDHLGCGLSDKPQNYHYCLANHIANLEQLLVHLATGPVDLVVHDWGGAIGMGWAVRHPELVRRIVVLNTAAFLSPHIPLRIAAAKMPRFGEWTVRRFNAFALAATVWAVERPLPPEVRAGYLWPYDTPAHRIAIARFVQDIPLHPAHPTWPLIDAIDRELVCLRDKPMRIVWGGRDWCFDDRFLAGWLKRFPDAEVTRLDDAGHYVLEDASDDVIARIARWLLVE; encoded by the coding sequence ATGCCGATGACTGCTTCATTTGTCCATTCGCCTATCCGTACCCTGTTTCCATTTCAGATCAGTGCGTATACGACACCGTCTGGTGTGATCCGCTACGTTGATGAAGGTGTTGGCCCACCGGTCGTTATGTTGCACGGTAACCCGACATGGTCGTTCTTTTATCGCCGTCTGATTACCGCGCTCCATAACCGGCGGCGGGTCATCGCTCCCGACCATCTCGGCTGTGGTTTATCGGATAAACCGCAAAATTATCACTATTGTCTTGCCAACCATATTGCCAATCTGGAACAGTTGCTTGTCCACCTTGCTACCGGCCCGGTCGATCTCGTTGTTCACGATTGGGGTGGTGCAATTGGGATGGGCTGGGCTGTACGCCATCCCGAATTGGTACGACGGATTGTCGTGTTGAATACGGCAGCGTTTCTCTCACCGCATATCCCCTTACGGATTGCCGCAGCGAAAATGCCTCGGTTTGGCGAATGGACTGTACGCCGGTTCAACGCATTCGCGCTGGCTGCTACCGTATGGGCCGTCGAACGACCGCTGCCGCCAGAGGTTCGTGCCGGTTATCTGTGGCCCTATGATACACCGGCTCATCGGATTGCCATTGCGCGGTTTGTGCAGGATATTCCACTACACCCTGCGCATCCTACATGGCCACTGATCGATGCAATTGACCGCGAGTTGGTCTGTCTACGTGACAAGCCAATGCGTATCGTCTGGGGTGGTCGAGATTGGTGTTTCGATGACCGATTTTTGGCCGGCTGGCTCAAACGGTTTCCCGATGCAGAAGTGACCCGACTTGATGACGCCGGGCACTACGTATTGGAAGATGCCTCTGATGATGTGATTGCCCGTATTGCCCGCTGGCTACTGGTCGAGTAA